Part of the Clostridium sporogenes genome, CACAGGGTGTATTAAAATTTAATTAATTAAATAAAAAAATACAAGCAAATATCCTTATAAAAAGGACATTTGCTTGTATTTTTTTATTTAAAATTTAGATTAATATTTACACCTATAGGTACTATTAAAGAAAAACAAAATAATAAATACATATATAGATTATGGCTTTTAAAAGCTAAAAATAAAATTTTAGGAGGAAAAATAAAATGAATAAATTTTGTAAAGAAAGAGAAGAAGAAAGAAAAGATGCGATAGAATATGTTAGAAGTAGTATAGTAAGAGAATTTAACATAGAAGGAGAAGACATATGCATGTCTTTATATACATGTGACTATAGTTTTGAACAACTTGAAAATGCCTTAGAGTATCTTGGTATAAATAAATATAAGCGTTGCCGTGATTTAGACATATGGTTCGAAGGTATAGTTAACAAAAGAATTTTAGGTATTACTAAAAATGTTGGCAGAATAATAAATTATACTCCTCATGACATTAATATAGTTTCTCAAGATGGTGAACTTATTAAAACTTATTCAAGTAAAGGAATAGCACGAGTAAGTACAAAGTCTTTATACAAAGACACTATAAATGGAGTTGATATTTTTAAAACAGAATATGGGAAAGTGGAAGGATTACCATCAGAAGAAAAAGACGGTACTTACTATATAGTATCAATGTTAGTAAAACAAGCGTGTCCAAATAGAAAGGACTTATTAAGTCATTCACAGCTTGTAAGAGATTCTGAAGGAAAAATAATTGGATGTTTGGGTTTAGAATAGGAAGATTGAAAATGATAGAAAAATATTTGAAGTTTTTATTAAAAAATCATATAGAAACTAAAGAATATAGAGAGGGAATAGAGGAAGAAAAGAGAAAGAAAAGAGAAAGAACTACTACAGTTGGAATCCTTTTGGGAATTAATAAGCAAATAGCTTTCTAAGCTGCTTGATATAGCTCAAGTAGCTTCCCAAAAATATTAATTAAGGGGAGTTGTTTTAAAATGGAATGTAAGTATATAGAAAGTATTTTTAAAATTAATCATCAGGAATTGATGGAGGACAAAAAAATTAGAAACAATATGGATGTTTATAAAAATGTTAATATAGAAAATATATTAGTTTATATGGTAGACAAATATGGATGTAGAAATCCATATTTATATAATATAATAAAAAATTATAAAGGCATCCCCAGTATAAAAAAGATAAAAGAAACAAAATTAATAGCTACTAAATGTAGCGAACTAAATATTATTGAAGTTCCCATAAAAGAAATAGGCACATTTAAAGATAATTTTTATTATTATTTTATGTTAAAAGGAAAAGAAAAAATTAATAGGAATATGTATCCAAGGAGCATTAATGAAAAGGATATTGTTTTAAAAGAAGATTTAGAGCAATATTCAAATAATGAAAAAAATTATATAACAGTCAAAGAATTTAGTAATTATCATAAAAATTTTAAGAAAATAGAGGAAATTTTTAACTTAAAAGAAAAAGATTTTGAAAAAGATACTACTTTATTAAGAGCATTTAATATGAAAAATTTTAACATAAGATATATAATTAAATATCTTATAGAAACATATGGTTGTAAAAATAAAGAATTGGAAGATATTCTACAAACAAATTCGGTTAAAGAATATGGCTGGGGGGAATTAGACTCAAATTATACTCCTGCATTTGGGGATATTAGTATCACCCCTAAAAGTGCAATAATAAAAAACATCCCAGTTTTCTATGTAAGAAAATATTGGACGGAAAAAGTTGGAACTATGTGTTATTACTGTTATAGTGCAACTTTATTTCCTCTTCAAAATGAAAAAATAGAAGATGTATTAGATGAAAATTTTGAAGGGAATTTTTATATAAATAAAGAAAAGAATTATGTTAGCATATATGTTAGACATTAAATGAATTATAAAAGAGTTATTTTAGATTGAATTTTAGGAGGAAGCAAAAAATGAAAATAGTTTTAAATAAAGATACAGAAAGTCAAATAAAAGAATTTATAAAAAAATCACTTGATAGTTATTGTCTTGATGATATTTATGGGAATTTAAAATGGTAATCACTTAATGGAATGTTTTCTTAGAGAAGGCATTAGCAAAGGTTTTATAAAAATAGAAGAGGAATAAATTGGGCAGAAAAATCTACATTTAAATTAATTGGGAGGAATTAAAAGGAAGAAGTAGAAGAAAAAATTGCTAAAGAAGCTATGGAATTATTAATAGAAGAAAATAATAAAAATAAATTAAGTTATAAAATAAAAAAGTTTTTTCAAAAATTTAATTAAGAGAGAGATTTTAATTTATTTAAGGGAGGAAGATTAATATGTTAGAAGCAAATAAAGAAATAACAATTAAAAGTCCTAATGCTAATATGGTAGTAGAATTTATAAAAAAATTAGTCAAAAATAAAGAGGATATCGAATATTTACAATCAGATTCTTATGGTGATAGGTTGTTAAAATTTTTACGATACAATAAAATAGAAAATACAGATATATATCAAAATCCTATAATCCATAATGGGACTGAAGATCATTATGTGTATGAAATTGGCAATGGTTTCTGGTTTGTTGTATACAATCAAGATGGAGACTATGCTCCATCAGATACAATACAATGGAATGGAAGAAATTTTTATAATTCATTAAATAGAAAATGGAAGTAATAATGTATATTCTAATAAATTTAAGCCTCGGAAATTAAAACTTTTTAATTAGGCAGCAAAATGGTTGAATGAACAATCTAATCTATAATTTTTTAGATTACATCTCAACATTATATTAAAACATAGTCAAAGAAAATAAAAAAAGTATTCCTCTTCCATAATTAAATTTGGAAGGGGATAATTTTTTTATGATGAATCACTATCTGTATAGAAACAATATTTTATTAAAACTTGCTGAAAATATACTATTATCTTGATTTTATATACAAGTTCGCGAAATCTACATTTAACGAAGGTTATCATTTTCATTTTAATATAGCTTAATGCTAGTTAAATCAATGCTTAGAGCCATTTTAATAAAACTGTACCATTTTTCAATAATGGAATAATAATTAATTAAATAATGTTTTAAAGGAGTTTTTAAAGATGATTAATATCATTGGAGATAAAAGTATCCTCATAAATAAAAGAAATGATTGTGAGCCTAAAAAAGAAATAGTATTAAAAGATGATTTTTCTAAAAAAAGAAAGCAATATTACAACATAATAAAATTGAAAGAAAATTATAAAGAGATATTTTTAGATGGAGAATATGTTCTTGAGGTTATTGATGATAGTAATTATATAAAATATATTTCAATAAATGGTGATTCTGTAGAAAAGTTGTTAAGCCAAAAGAATGATCAATATCGTCTGCTTATTGATAATATATTAGGAAATAAATTGTAAAATACTTTATCGTTTTAAATTAAAATGATTTCTATGTTTAAAATATAAATTTAGAAAAAAGTTTTAAATATAACAACTAAAACTATGATTGAAATAAACTGTAGTTAAAAAATATATTTAAATGCATTGGGATATTTTGTTAAAATATTGTAATAAAAGAGGTGATGATTTTATGGGTATCAAAAAAATTATTCCTATCATTTTAATAACTATTTTGCTTGTAGGTTGTCAAGATATTAATGAAGCTACTAAATTAAGCCAAGATGTTGCAAAGGATAATGTTTCCATAATAAATAATATTAAAAGTAATAATTATGTTGAAAAAAATAATCTAAGTTTAAAAAAAGCAACTGTATATAGAGTTATAGATGGAGACACTATAATTTTAAATACTGGTGAAAAGGTTAGATTCATTGGGGTTAACTGTCCTGAGGACACCACTAAGCATGAGGATTTTGGAAGAGAAGCTACTTTATATACAAGATCTATGTTAGAAGATAAAACTGTATATTTAGAAAAAGACATAAGTAATACTGATAAATATGGCAGATTGCTAAGATATGTTTGGCTAGAGATACCTGAAAGCAATAGTGGTCAAGAAATAAATTCTAAAATGTTTAATGCTATGTTATTATCAAATGGATTTGGTCAACAAAGTACATTCCCTCCAAATGTAAAATATGTTGATACATTTACAAATTATGAAAGAGAAGCTAGAAGTGCTAAAAAAGGCTTATGGAAGATTAATAGTAATGGAACTACTAATGGAGATATTAGATATAAGAAATATTGAATATAAAAAAATAAAAAGTTTAAAATTTCTTTTAAACTTTTTATTTTGAAAAGGGGGATTTAGGGGGTTTTAGCAATTTGCCATATTAACTTTACATATATTTATTATCTCATATAAATATAATCGTACTAATTTTTAAAACTTTTTTTGTATTTTTTAATAAATTTTTAAATAAATGTATAATAATTATATATAGATAAATTTATCTATTCAAATTTTGAGGATGTAATATATTTGATTTAAAGTGTACTTTTTGATGTTACGGATTATTATTAGAAGTATAGTAATATTTCAGAATATATGGCTAATGTTGAGGAATAACAAATTAATTAAAGAGAAGTTTAAAGTGAACGGGTTTTTAAGCAGAGAATATAATGATTATGTTCTCTGCTTATTATGTTGAAAGGGGCGATACTATGCCAGATGTATACATTAATTTCATTATTAAATGTTTAGATTGTACAATTAAATATGCAAAGAGAATTAGCAATGTGCTAATTATTGTATTCAATGAATTGTATTTATTCAATAAAAAAATTATAATAACACAAACAGTAAAAATAGCAAAATTATTTAAAATACCATTCAATTATACACCGGTATTAAAGAAAGAAAAATACAATAAGTTAAAAGCTAAAGAAAAGATTAAATTAGATTTAAATAGAGATGTACAACCAGGGCAAGAACTCATTAAATATATCAAGAAGAAAGGGAAAATGGAAAGATGACAGATCGAGATTTTTTTGAATTAATACAAACAAAACAAATAAAACTAACTGACAAACAAAAGAAAGCTGTTACGACTTCTGAAGGAGTTGTGCTAGTTATAAGTGTTCCCGGTTCTGGTAAAACATTATCTAGCATTATAAGAATTGGATATTTAATATTAGTTAAAAATGTAAACCCTAATTTAATTTCTTGTATTTCATTTTCTAAAGCTGCAGCACTAGAAATGAAAAATAGATTTAATACAATCTTTGGTGATTCAATTAAATATAGTCCTCATTTTTCAACTATTCATTCATTATGTTATTTAATTAGTAGAACATATTTTAAAATGAATAATATTAAATACAAAATGATTGAAAATTATAAAGATCCTATTAATAAGAAAACTATAATTTCTAAAATCTATTTTGAACATAATAAAGAACAAATTTCAGAAGATGAACTAGAACTATATTCTAATAAGATATCATTGTGTAAAAACAATTTTATATACCCACAGCAAGTAATGGAAAAATCTAAAACTAAAATAGAACTATTTGATTTGCCTACAGATTTCATTGATATATATAGCAATTATTATAAAACTCAAAAAACATATAATTATATAGATTTTGATGATATGTTAATCATAGCTAACAATTTATTAGCTGCAAATAAAGAAATCCAATCAATATATGTTAATAAATTTGAATACATGCAAATAGATGAAGCTCAAGATTGTAGCCCATTACAATACAAAATAATTGAAAAATTAAATAAGGACAAATATAATTTAGCATTTTTCGGAGATGATGACCAGACTATCTATGAGTTTCAAGGGAGTGATCCTAAGTTATTGTTAAATTTGCCTAAACAATATAAAAATACTCAAGTAATATATATGGACCAAAATTTTAGAAGTTATAAAAATTTAGTCAAATACAATGAGATATTTATTAATAAAAATAAAGAAAGATTCAATAAAAAAATGATTGCCTCTAACGATGCAGAAGGGAGTATAGAATTACGAAGCTTTACAGATTTTGAGAGCTCCAATAAAACAATATTTGAAAAATTAATTCCAAATTTAAATGGCAATATAGGGATCTTATATAGAAATAATATATCTGCAATACCTATGATTAATTATTGTATTAATAATAATATTCATATCAATATAAAAGCTAAATTTTCTTCTTTATCAACAAATAAAATTATAAAAGATATATTAAAAATCTATTATTTTAGCCAAAATATGAGCAATACTGAATTATATTTGCAGATAGTTTATAAAATAAGGCCTATATATATAAGTAAATCAACGCTAAATAAAGTATGTGAACAATACAATAAATTTAGTAATGATCTTAACATTTTTGACTATATGAGAAGATACCATTCTAGTTTAGACATACCAGAATATATGTTAGAAAAAATTAATGATATTTGTTTTGATTTTGAGCAGCTCGCAAAGTATACTAATCCTGCTAAAATTATAAGCTTTGTATTTAATATTTTAGAATATAAGGAGTATTTAAATAATGATAAAAAATCTGATTCTCAGATAGTTGATATTATTAAATATATAGCTAAAACTACTAATACAATAAGTGAATTCATTGCTAGAATAAAGAAAATAGATAATGCTATTCTTCAAGAGAATGATGAAGATGCAAACATTACTTTAAATACAATACATTCATCAAAGGGCCTAGAATGGTCAAATGTTATTATTACAGATATTAATAATAACATTTTTGATACTTTTAATAAACGGAAAGAGGAAAAAATACCTATGGAAGCAGTAAATGAAATGATTGAATCAGCAAGAAGACTATTATATGTAGGATGTACTAGAGCCAAAGCTAATTTATATATCTTATATAATGAAAAAGATCCTTCTGTTTTTATATATGAATTACAAAAAATAAATAAGAATAAAGATAATAATGATAAAAGCAATGATATAATAAGCAAAAACATATATCATAAAAAGTTTGGAGAAGGTAAAATTCAAGAAATTAAAGGTGATAATATCATTGTTTTATTTAAAACTGGAATAAAAACTTTATCTAAAGAGATATGCAAACAACATAATTTGCTTATATAAGGTATATTTATTCATGATAAAAATTAAATTAGTAAAAAAGCAAATATCTATAATAGATGTTTGTTTTTTGTTGTATAAATAGTACTTTTAACTTATTATAATAATATAAACATTACTAAAAATAGCAATAATATATAAATTTAAACATAATTTGGAGGTATTCATATGAATAAAAAAAAGATAACAGCAATAATTGTTGCTTGTGTAGTTATAGTAGGTGGAATAGCGGTGGGCCTTAATAAATCCAAAGATACAAAAACTGTTCAAAATACACAAGAAAAAGTAGAAGAGAATAAAGAAAATGAAAAGCCTAGTAAACAAACACAAAATTTATATAAGAATGATATAACTGTTTATAAAGGAAATGCTAAGGTTGATTATACTAAAGACAAAACAGTAATTCATGTTAATAATGAAAAAATGCTAGAAGCAACCCATAAAGAAGGATTTGTGACTGAAACAATAATTTCTCCAGGTAAAGAAACTATAAGTAGCAAAGAAAACATGGACTTAAATGTGCAATTCCTAACAGCTAAGAATCAAAAGGTTTTTAAGGATATGTATGCATTTAAACAAAAAATGGGCGATAAATATAAATACATTTTTATAGATTATAAAAAGCCGTTTACTATTACAAATAATGAAATAGATCCAAATGTTAAACTAAGCATGACTTATGCTAAAGTTGTATCAGCGGATGAAGATGGTATCAAATTAGATAATGGTCAATACTTTAATATTAAAAAAGATAATATTAGCTTATCATTTGAAAATCCAGTAGAATTATATGAAGGTGCCACAGATTATTCAGCAAAATATTATCCTAAAGATACTTTAGTTAAAGTGTCTAAAGAGAATGATAAAATAAAAGATATTCAAAAAATAGCAGTGTTATTTTAAAATATATTAGATTTTAAAATAGAAAGGAGTGAATATGGTTAAGAAAAAATTAAAAGGACTTATTTTAGTTATAATATTACTTGGTGTTGGAAATAATATTAGTTCACGTAAATTAAATTTTAATATAATGGAAAAAATGGACTTAGATAAGTATACAAATAAAATTAAACCTTATGTACAAGTTGTTAATCAAAAAATACAATATATAAAAGACCCTTCTCTTAATCCTAAATATATGCCTGAGGAACAGAAAAAGTTAACCAGTGGATATAAAAAAGAAATACAAAACATTAACGGTAAAGAAATAACCATTTGGAAAGGTGATTTCACTGGTAACCCATATGGTAACGGGGCGCCTTGGATGGGAGGAAAGAGATTAAATTTTTTTGATAAATCATTTGATAGAGAAGGTATTCAAAAAAATAAATATAATGAACCAGAACGTGTGTGGAAAGATAAACTAGTAAAGAATGCTATATTAATGCATACGTTTGATCGTACAGATACGTATACGTTAATTGATTACAGCGAACCTTTTCATACCAAAAATATCATTAATAACAATACCATTATTAAATTATATGGTATTGTTTCATATGCTGACGATAGTGGCGTAAAATTAGATGACGGTAAATATTATGCCATTAAAAATGACTGTGTTTTATTGATTGAAAATTTATCCCAAACTAGTGGTATTGCATTTAATCCTTCTGATTTCCCCAAAAATGCTTTAGTGTGTATAACTTATTTTAATGATGAAATAATTAGTATAACTAGATTCTGTATAATACAATAAATTTTTTAAACAAAAACAACTATTTAGATAAGAAATAGTTGTTTTTATTTTTTCGAAATAATAATTATTTGATAAATATAAAGGGAAGTGAGTAAATGAAGAAAGCTAATTTATTAACTATTATTTTTATGTTAGTTATATTAATATCTAAGTTAAGCTTTGTATCTGCTGCTAGTGTATATGACTATAAGAATAGTGATAAAGAAACACCATATATAGATACAAGTCATATGGAAAGAGTAGGTTATTGGACCACTGAAAAATATTGGACTACAGAAAAATATAAAAGTACGGGTTATACTTTTAAATGGCTCTATAGTGATGTTATAGCAGTCCCTATAGATCCCAATAAAAGTTTTACGGATTCAGCGAGAGAACAAGTTGGAAATCAATTTGCTGGTTATAATATTGTACAAGAGAAAACAGTAAATCACTCTCCCGCTGCTGATTCCTCCGGAGGTCCTCATGAATATTTACAATACGCTGTAAAAGTACAAATAAGTAAAACTGTAACAAAAACAAGACGTGTGCAAAAAGAAAGACAAGTAAAGCGTTATAGATGGGAATATAAAACAACAGGCTTTACCCCTAACATGGGTAGCAATGGTAGTGGCGGAAGCAGTGGCGGATCAGCACATATGATAATAAATACTGATGCTAAATTCCCATTCACCAGATATCATTTGGACGAAAAAGGTAAAGAAACAGAGTATACTATGAATATATCTTTAAGTCCTGTGTATATTGATGGAGTAAGAGCCACTATAAAAAAATGGTCAGTAAATCATAGATTAGACAGATTTGGTGGTCATGGAACACATTATACTTCTCCATATTATTGCAAACTAGGCCAAAATGGTGGAACATGCATATTTAAATTTGATTATGCCGGTGATAATCCGCTCCTAACTATTAGTTTTATTGCTGAGGCCTATGTCTCTAGAACTTATACTCTAGATGAAGAGAAAGGTACAAAGCAAACAATAAGAAAATTAGTACAAATACCATGTAAAGCTGAAATTAAGGTACCCGTTAACGGATTCAATGCTACCAATTTGCATCATAATGAGAAGTTAACTAATGATATCGGATTTAAAGGTGCTCAAACTTATTATAATATAGGATTCTAATTTGTATTTATAGAAAGACCTGCTTATATGTTAGCAGGCTTTTCTATGTTTTATAACAAATTTTAAGTTTTACTCATGCAAAGGAGAAACACATATAAGTATAGAATATCTATGATATAGAAATATATAATCTATTTATAAGGAGAATAATAATGGATACTATAGATTTTAAAAGAGCAAGATTGAAAAAAAGAAATAAGTACTTGGAAAAAAATTATCTAAAAGCAGAACAAATAATATCTGCTGTAAAATCAGAGTATATGCTTATATTAAAAGGAATATCTAAAGATGATACTTCATATAAACAGTTATTAAGAAAGTTTGATGCTCTTGAATTTGACTTACCAGATTACTGGTTCTTTGAGTTTAGCAATCATCTTTATATGTCACTTCTTGCTTTAGAATCCGTTTATGAAGTAGATGAAGAATTAAGAGAAGAAGCTAAAAAACAGTTTGAGGTAGAACATGAAGTATTGACTCTTCTTAATATGGAACATGGTTTAAAAGATATTAAGTTTAGAGAAGAATATATAAAAGAAGTAAAAAAAGAATGGTCAGAAGAATAGGGAGAATGAACTTGTATATATGGGATTCTATTTATTGTATTAATAGGGTATAAATTTAAAATCCTAACAAAAGATAGGCATATAAATATACAGATATAAAATACTTTTATGATTTGTGTATTTGGAATTAAATGAATATTAACTACTCCTTTACAAAAATTAGTTATGATAGTAATATATATATAAATAAGAGCAGTAAGAGAGAAGGGATCATATGATATTAGCAGAAAAGATATTTCAAGATGTTAAAGGGCTATCACAACGGCAGCAGCTGCAAGTAATAGAATATATAGAGTTTATCAAATATAAAGAAAAAAAAGATAAAGAAGAATTAATGGATGATTTTATAGATAATAATAAAGAAGCACTAAAAGAACTTGGTAAATAATAATATAAAAAAATTAAATATGTATTTTAAAAGTAAGTATTTAATAGTTTTAATACACTATCAGATACTTATTTTTTTATTTTGAAATAATAATTCATCAAATAGAATATATGGCTTATATAAGCTAAGAAAAGGAAGGAAGTAAATTTATGAAACATAGCAGAAAACATTATTTAAAAAGATTTGTTTATTATTTTAAAAAGAAAGATTTTTGGGCTGTTTGTATGTGTATTAGAGGTATTATAAAACCTTTTGAAATATAAAAATAATACAAAAATAGCTCCTCAAAAAATAAAAGGCAAGAAGAAAGATAATTCATAATACAAATATGGAGGGATATAAAATAAATAAATATAGAGTTGAGTTTAGAATAAATAATAAAGATTACTTTAGAAAAGATTGTTTTGAAGATAAATTAGAAGAACTTAAAGATCTTTTTAAAAGTATTCAGCGGGAAGAAAAAAAAGGAAAATGTTACTATAGAAGATTTCCACTTGGGAAAAATAAGAAGATATATTTTTAGATGAAATTAATATGACGTACCAGGAGGTATATAAATAGAATGGATTATAAATATATGATAAATATGTTTAATTGTAATCATCAAGAATATAGTTGGGGTGATTGTGGCCTTTATCATAATGTTTAATTTACAATTTGAAATTATTGTGGACTAAATTAAAGGGGTGAAGGTATAAAAAAGACTGTTACAAAAGAAATTAAAATATGTGATTTATGTAACAAAGAAGTTAACAAAGAAGTTAACAAAGAAGTTGAAGATTTTGCATCACCAGAAGAAGGCAACGGAACAGTTATTATAAGTATATCAACTGGTAGATGGTATTGTGACAATAAGCATTTTTATATATGTAGAAAATGCAGTGAAAAACTTAAAAAACTGATAAATGAGAATTTTGATAACAAAATAGACTAATTTTAAATAGCTGAAAAAGAAAATAGCATAGGGAGGAATTTATATGAGGAAAATAAGAGGTAATTATGATGATAAAAATATAATAACCAAAATATCACAGCAATTATTAAATATAATGGATAAAAATAATGGCAATATAGTTATAGTAAACATTGGAACTGATAGATGTATAGGAGATTCATTAGCTCCATTCGTTGGTACTATATTGAAAGAAAATGATTTACAAATACCTGTATATGGAACCATAAAAAATCCCATACATGCTTTGAACTTAGAAAAGGAAATAAGAAGTATAAAAAATAAACATCCTAACGCTACAATAATAGGAATAGATGCTTGCTTAGGTAAAAAAGAAAATATAGGGACTATTGAAATTGGGGAAAAACCTGTATATCCAGGAAAGGGAGTGGGAAAAGAGCTATTAGCAGTAGGAGAATATTCTATAATGGGAACAGTAGAAGAATTTGATAACGGTATAGAATTTGCTACAGGAAATAATATAAGATTGGATTTTATATTGCAAATGTCCAAGAGTATTGCAAAAGCAATAATTAAATCAGTCAATTATTATTACATAGAGAATAACGAAATAGCAATTTGTAACTTATAATAAGGATTAAAAGTATTTTAAAAAGATGTTTTATTTAAACGTGACAAATACGTTATTTGTGAAATATTATGACATTATGGATAAAGAAGAAAAAGGGATTTTTACAAGTTTTACAGATAAAAGTGAAGCCCAAGAGTGGTTAAGTAAACAAGATGATAGATTACTAGAAAGTTCAATACGATATGGTATGCACATAGTAGAAGTAGAGCGAGTAACGATTTCAGAAAGGTTTGATAAGGCTTTTGCAATAGCAAATAATACTATATATTTCAATGATAGAAGTGATTATTTAAGTGCTTTATATGAAATATGTAAGACTATAAAGCCTAACATTGACGAATGTGAGATAGGAAATAAATACTTAGAAGAGTAGTTGACTATACAAATAAAACAGGTCTAAGAAACAACTTACAATTAATATTAAATTTTTTAACATAGTATGTTTTTTAATATACTATGTTTTTTGTTTTGAAATAATAATTAATTAAATGGAATATATGGCTTATGTAAGCTAAAAAAATAGAAGGGAAGTTGTATTATGAAAGTATGTTTAATTAAAAGAGGGAAAATCACACATGTTGGTTTTGAAGCAAAAGTTATGGGAGAAGTAGATAACTATAGTATATGTAATAAAAGATGGGACATAAAAGATAAAGTCTCTATAGGAGAAACTAGTGAAGTAACATGTAAAAGATGTCAAAAGATACTCAGGAAAGTCGATGAAAATGGTTGTGTGACTTTAAAATAATGAAAATGTAATAATTATTGAGAAATTTTAATTTAAGACGTAATCTTTAAATTAATGTGTAAGAAAGAAGTTTATAAGATTGAAAAATATTAGGAGGGTAAAAATGGAAAGTAATAATATTAGAACAATGGAATTAATAGGTATTGATGATTGGGATAGGCCAGTTTATAAATGTATTGAAACAGGAAACTTATATAAAGATATAACACTTGGAAGTGATAATCCAGAGTTATGTAGTTGTAGTAATGATTTTGAAGGCGAACCAAATTGCCCTATCAAAAATGATTTAGAAATACA contains:
- a CDS encoding transcriptional regulator gives rise to the protein MNKKKITAIIVACVVIVGGIAVGLNKSKDTKTVQNTQEKVEENKENEKPSKQTQNLYKNDITVYKGNAKVDYTKDKTVIHVNNEKMLEATHKEGFVTETIISPGKETISSKENMDLNVQFLTAKNQKVFKDMYAFKQKMGDKYKYIFIDYKKPFTITNNEIDPNVKLSMTYAKVVSADEDGIKLDNGQYFNIKKDNISLSFENPVELYEGATDYSAKYYPKDTLVKVSKENDKIKDIQKIAVLF
- a CDS encoding ATP-dependent helicase, which gives rise to MTDRDFFELIQTKQIKLTDKQKKAVTTSEGVVLVISVPGSGKTLSSIIRIGYLILVKNVNPNLISCISFSKAAALEMKNRFNTIFGDSIKYSPHFSTIHSLCYLISRTYFKMNNIKYKMIENYKDPINKKTIISKIYFEHNKEQISEDELELYSNKISLCKNNFIYPQQVMEKSKTKIELFDLPTDFIDIYSNYYKTQKTYNYIDFDDMLIIANNLLAANKEIQSIYVNKFEYMQIDEAQDCSPLQYKIIEKLNKDKYNLAFFGDDDQTIYEFQGSDPKLLLNLPKQYKNTQVIYMDQNFRSYKNLVKYNEIFINKNKERFNKKMIASNDAEGSIELRSFTDFESSNKTIFEKLIPNLNGNIGILYRNNISAIPMINYCINNNIHINIKAKFSSLSTNKIIKDILKIYYFSQNMSNTELYLQIVYKIRPIYISKSTLNKVCEQYNKFSNDLNIFDYMRRYHSSLDIPEYMLEKINDICFDFEQLAKYTNPAKIISFVFNILEYKEYLNNDKKSDSQIVDIIKYIAKTTNTISEFIARIKKIDNAILQENDEDANITLNTIHSSKGLEWSNVIITDINNNIFDTFNKRKEEKIPMEAVNEMIESARRLLYVGCTRAKANLYILYNEKDPSVFIYELQKINKNKDNNDKSNDIISKNIYHKKFGEGKIQEIKGDNIIVLFKTGIKTLSKEICKQHNLLI
- a CDS encoding calcium-binding protein — encoded protein: MINIIGDKSILINKRNDCEPKKEIVLKDDFSKKRKQYYNIIKLKENYKEIFLDGEYVLEVIDDSNYIKYISINGDSVEKLLSQKNDQYRLLIDNILGNKL
- the yyaC gene encoding spore protease YyaC; amino-acid sequence: MRKIRGNYDDKNIITKISQQLLNIMDKNNGNIVIVNIGTDRCIGDSLAPFVGTILKENDLQIPVYGTIKNPIHALNLEKEIRSIKNKHPNATIIGIDACLGKKENIGTIEIGEKPVYPGKGVGKELLAVGEYSIMGTVEEFDNGIEFATGNNIRLDFILQMSKSIAKAIIKSVNYYYIENNEIAICNL
- a CDS encoding thermonuclease family protein — translated: MGIKKIIPIILITILLVGCQDINEATKLSQDVAKDNVSIINNIKSNNYVEKNNLSLKKATVYRVIDGDTIILNTGEKVRFIGVNCPEDTTKHEDFGREATLYTRSMLEDKTVYLEKDISNTDKYGRLLRYVWLEIPESNSGQEINSKMFNAMLLSNGFGQQSTFPPNVKYVDTFTNYEREARSAKKGLWKINSNGTTNGDIRYKKY